The Deltaproteobacteria bacterium genome includes the window CGAAACGAGGCCTACGCGCTCCTGCGCGGGGCCCGTGCCCGCGGCACGTCGCCCGAGGCGCAGCGCGCCGCGACGGAGGCGTGGTGGGCGAGCTTCCTCGCCCCGGCGCACCTGCCCGACACCGACGACGCCGAGGTCCAGGCCTTCGCCAAGCGGAGCCTGATCGTCATGCGAACCGCCACCGACTCCGCGAGCGGCGCCGTCGTGGCGAGCATCGACAGCGAGCCGCCGTACGGCGAGGACTGGCCGCGCGACGGCTCGTTCATCAACTACGCCCTCGACCTGGCGGGCTACGCGGACCTCGTGAGCCGCCACAACCGGTTCTACGCTCGCGTGCAGCGAAAGGCGCCCGCGCCCTGGTCGATCCTCTACTCGTTCCCGCCCTGCGACCCGGGCCACCCCGTCTACCCGAACTGCGTGCCGGCCGGCACCTACGAGACGAACTACTACGCGGACCCCGCCGCCGTCGTGCCGGGCGATCCCGTGTCGTTCGAGATCGACGAGGCCGGGCTCGGGGTGTGGACGATGTGGGACCACTACCAGCACATCACGGACCTCGGTGCGGCGGCGGCCTACCTGGCGGACGTCTGCCCGTCCATCCAGCTCGGCGCCGACAACCTCGCCGCGTGCAAGGACTCGTCGAGCGACCTGCAGTGCATGGCCAACGAGGACGACAACATCCCGCTCACGCAGGGTCTCCAGGGCGCCGAGACGGTGCTGCTCGCGCTGCGGAACGCCGTCGCCGCCGCGCCGGCGTGCGGCTTCGACGCGCCCCGCGTCCTTGGCTGGGAGACGCGCGCCATGGAGCTCGAGCAGGCGATCCGCGACAACTTCTTCGTGGCGACGGCGCCGGCCCACTTCGAAGGCGGGCGCCCCGCGTGGCTGCTCTGGCCGGTCGGCTTCTTCCTTCCCGGGGACCCGGCGGCGCTTTCACATGCCGAGTTCCTGAAGGCGCGCGCCATCGACCCGATCCTGACGCGCACCGCTCCCCTCGGCGCCTACAACAGCGAGGAGCTCCTGGCGCGCGCGCAGCTCTTCCGCCAGCTCGCCGACACGGCGAGCCTCGCCGAGACCCAGGACCAGGTGCGCTTCTTCATCCACGAGCTCACCACACCCGGCACCCACCACATCAGCGAGGCCTACGCCCGGGTGAACCTGGACCTGAACGGCGACGGCATCCTCCCCGACTACCAGCCCCAGAACGACGCCCCGCACGTCTGGGAGCACGCGTACCTCTACGCGGCGGCGATGGTTGCCTTCGGCAGCCGATGATCCCGCCGTGGCTTGCTGCGAGTGCGATCGTGGCGGCGACCGTGCTCGTCTACCTGAACGCGTTCGGCAACGCGTTCCTCTGGGACGACCGCTTGCTCGTCGTCGACAACACCGCGATCAAGCACTGGGGGAACATCGCGCGGATCTTCACCCACGCGCTCTTCCCGGAGGGGATCCAGAGCCGCTACTACCGCCCCCTGCAGACCTTCACGTACCTCGTCGACTACCACCTCTGGGGCCTCCGGCCGTGGGGCTTCCACCTGACGAACACGCTGCTCCACGCCGGCACGGCCGTCCTCCTCTACCGGTTCGGCACCGTCGTCCTCGGCGACCCGCTCGCCGCGCTCGTGGCTGCGCTCCTCTTCGCGGTCCACCCGATCCACACCGAAGCGGTGACATACGTCTCGGGGCGATCCGACCCGCTCGCGGCGCTCTGCATGCTGGCGGCGGCGCTCTGGTTTCTCCGGGGAGGGGGGCGCCTCGTGCTGTCCGTGGTCGCATTCCTCCTCGCCCTGCTCGCCCGCGAGGCGGCGATGGTGCTGCCGCTGCTTCTCGTCGTGGTCGATGTCGGCGTGACGACGGCACGCCGGCGCCGATGGTCGGTCTATCTCCCCTACGCCGGCGTGCTGGCGCTCTACCTCCTCCTCCGCACCACCGTGATCGGAGGAGGCGCGCGCGAAGCCTTGGCGGCCGCCGTTCCGCTCCGGCTCCGCCTCCTCACCATGGCGAAGGTCGTGGTCGAGTACCTGGGCCTCCTGATCGTGCCTCTCCACTTGCACATGGAGCGCCTGGTGCGGCCCGCCACGTCGTTGCTCGTGCCGTCGATTCTCGCCTCGGTCGCCGTGATCGCCGGACTGGTCGCGGCGATCCTCGCCCATCGGCGCGAGACCTGGCCGCTCGGCTTCGGCCTCGCGTGGTTCTTCGTCGCGCTGCTTCCCGTCGCAAACATCGTGCCGCTCAGCACGTTCATGGCCGAGCACTGGCTCTACGTGCCGTCGATGGGATGCTTCCTCGCCGCCGGCTGGGGAGTGGCGCGCCTGGCGGATCGTCTCCCCCGTCGCGCCGTCATGGCGACGGCGGCGATCATCCTCGCGAGCTATGCCGGGGCGACCATCCGGCGGAACGCGGACTGGCGCGATGGGCCAACGCTCTATCAGACCATGCTGCCGCTCGCCCCGGAGAGCCCGCGCCTCTATGGCAACCTCGGCCAGACGTACCAGGAGGCCGGCGACAACGAGAAGGCGAAGACCGCGTACGAGCACGTCCTCGAGCTCACGAACAACGACCTCGAGAGGGCGATGGCGCTCAACAACCTCGGCAAGCTCTACCGGGACGAGAAGCGGTATCGCGAGTCGCTCGCCACGCTCGATCGGGCGCTCGCGCTCGATCCTCGCCTGGTCGGCGCGCACAACAATCGGGCGCTCACGCTCTTCGAGATGGGCCGGGTGAAGGAGGCCAAGGAGGCGCTCGAGGCCGCGCTCCGACTCGACGCGAGCTCTGCCCCGACGCACAACAACCTCGGCTACGTCCGCTTCCTCCGGGGCGACGTTGCCGGTGCGCGCCGCGAATACCTGGCCGCCATCCGACTCGATCCGGACTACGCCCGGGCGTACAGCAACCTCGGCACGACGTATCTCTGGACGGGGCAGCCCGACCGCGCGGCGGACGCCTACCGCGAGGCGCTGCGGATCGACCCGGGGCTCACCGAGGCGGCCCGCTATCTCGACCTCTTCACGCGCCGGGCCGAGTCGGCGCCCGAGTAGGCACCCGCTCGATCTGCTCGCCGCTCAGGCCGCCGCGGCGACCAGGCGGTCGAGCATCGCCCGGAATGCCGCCGCGTCCGGGTAGCGGGCGCCGTGGATCACGCGCGAGGCCCCGGCCTCGGCATAGCGGGCGAGCCGATCGCGCGCGGCGGCGCCGTCGTCGAGCGGCAGCGTCGTGAGGACCGCGATCGGCGGGGCGTCGAGCCCTGCCTCCTTCGCACGCGCTCGAAGCTCCGCCGCGAGCGGCGGGATCTGCTCGGGCGCGAGACCCATCGGCATCCACCCGGCCCGGTGCGCCACGGCGCGACGGAAAGCGTGCGGCGGGGCGCCGCCGATGAAGATCGGCGGCCGCGGCGGCCGCGGGCGGAAGAGGAACGGCTGGCCGTTCGCCTCGACCACGTCGTCGGCGAAGCAGCGGTCGATGAAGGTGAGCGTCTCGTCGGTGAGCGGCCCGCGGCGTCGCAGATCGACCCCGAGGGCGCGGAACTCCGCCGCCATCCAGCCGACGCCGACCCCGAGGAGGAGCCGCCCGCCGGAGAGCTCCTGGGCGGTCGCGATCGCCTTCGCGGTCGGCAGCGGTGGACGGTAGGGAAGCACGAGGACGCTCGTCCCGAGACCGACGCGGGTCGTCGCCCCGGCCAGGTACGCCAGCGTCGCGAGCGGGTCGAGGTACCGGCCCTCGGATCCCTCCGCGTCGTCGGGCGGGATGGCGATGTGGTCGGTGACCCAGAGGTCGGCGATCGCGGAGGCCGCGTCGACCGCGCGCGCACACGCGAGGACCGTCTCGCGCGTCGACTGCGGTCCCATGTTGCGGAGGACCATGCCAATCTGCATGGCGCGACCGTCGCGCTGCACGTCCCCGTTGTCAATGGTAGAAAGGAGATGGATGAGCAGACCGGCCGAGGTCCCTCTCGAATCCCGGCCGCGGCCGCGCGCGCTCCGCACCGTTCCGCCGCCGCGCCGGAGCCACGTCGGCACCATCTCGCTCCTCGTGGCCCTGACCGGCGTCGTGATCTCGCGGCTGGCGCTCGCCACGGGACCGCTGGCGGGCGCCCCCTGGCTCCGCGTCGTCGCCGCGGGCTTCGAGGCCGCCGTGGTCGGTGCCCTGGCCGACTGGTTCGCCGTGACCGCCCTCTTCCGTCACCCGCTCGGCGTCCCCATCCCGCACACCGCCATCATCCCGGCGCGGCGCGCCAAGATCACCGAGGGCATCGTCAACATGGTGCAGCACGAGTGGCTGTCCCCGGAGGTGATCGGCGCGCGGCTCGGCCGCCTGGCGCCGAGCGCGGTCGTCGCCGATTGGCTCGGCGACCCGGCGCACGTCGAGCGTCTCGGCGCGCCGCTGCGCGATCTCCTGCGTGGCATCGCGCGGGTCCTCACCGAGGAGGAGGTCGTCCACTTCGTCGACCGCGTCGCCCAGCGACAGCTCCGCGAGCTGCCGCTCGACGCCTCGACGGGGGCTTGGCTCGCGCGCGCGGTGACGAGCGAGGGCGCCGGCCCGGCGTTCGAGAGCCTCGCGCTGTCGTTCGCCAACCTCACGGCCCGGCCGCGCACGGCCGCGGAGCTGCACTGGTGGCTCGACCGCTCCGCCGGGGCGCTGCACGCCTCCGGCAAGCGTTTCTTGCCCTTCGTGCTCCGCCGCAAGGTCGTGCAGCGCGCGATCGTCGAGGCGGCCTGCGACTACGCCTCCTCCGAGCTGCGCAGCGCCGCACGCGACCCGGCGCATCCCCTCCGCCGAACCGTGCTCGCAGCGCTCCGTCGCTTCGCCGAGCGGCTCGCCGCCGGCGACGCCGCCGCCCTAGCACAGGCCGAGCGCCTGCGCCGCGCGCTCCTCGAGAGCATCCAGGCCGGTCCGGTCGTCCGCACCATGCTCGCCCGCCTGCGCGAGCAGCTCGAGCAGGACCTCGCCGACCGGCAGAGCGCGCTCTCGACGCTGATCGACCGCCAGCTGCGCACCGGCATCCTCGAGCTCCTCGCGGACGTGGGCCGCCGCAGCGCCTTCGACCGTTGGGTGCGGACGACCGCGAGCGACCTCCTCCGCCGCCACCACTCCGAGATCGGCCTCACGGTGCGCGAGAGCCTCGAGGGGCTCGGCGACGAGGAGCTCGTGCGGCAGATCGAGGACCGCGTGGGCGCGGATCTCCAGTTCATCCGGCTGAACGGCGCCGTCGTGGGCGGCCTGGTCGGCCTCGTGCTCGCCCTGATCCACCGGCTCGCGGGCTGAGGGTCTATTCGCCGTAGCTGGCCGATCCGTCGCTACGCTGCGGGCGCATACTCCTCGTACTGTGGAAGCTCGTCCTGGATCTCGTACCAGGGCGCCTTCGAGCCCACGAAGATATGAGCCTGGGGTCGCATCCCGGGGTCGTCGTCGAGCGTTCCCATCGGGACGATTGCGAAGTTACGCTCGCGGTCGAAACGCGGCACCGGCCCGCCGCAGGTGCAGCAGAAGGTCTGCGTGAAGAACTGCGCCTCGGGGACCTTGTATGACGCGACGCCCTCGACGCCCCGGGTGAAGCGGACGCCGTCGACGCTGGTGACGAGGTTCGAGGCGTGCGCCGCGCCTCGCGCCTTCCGGCATCGCGAGCAGTGACAGTTCCGGGCGCGGAGCGGCTGCCCCTCGACCACGTACGCGACGCCGCTGCAGAGACAGCTCCCGCGCGGCGCGGGCCCGGGCGGATCGGGCGGTGGCCGGTCCGGCTGCGCCGGCACGTCGATACCGGGGGGATATGCATCGAAGCGCGGGAGGGCGTCGCGGATCTCGAACCATGACGCCCGCGAGGCAACGAAGATGTGGGCCTCCGGGCGCGCACCCGGATCCTCCTCCAAGCAGCCGGCGGGCAGGAAGACGAGGCCCTGCCACGGATCGCCCGGCACGACGGAGCCGCAGCGCGTGCAGAAGTAGCGGAAGAAGCCGGGCGAAGACTCCCAGCGCCCGACCCGCTCGCGCCCGCTCGACCGGAAGCCACTCGCCGAGGCCGCGACGTAGGTGGCGAACGGGGTGCCGTGGGCCTTTCGGCAGCGCGAGCAGTGACAGTGCGACATGAACTGGAACGGTCCCTCGGCGTCCCAGGTGACGGCGCCACACAGGCAGCGGCTGCGTGTCATGCGGGCTCTCTCTCAGGTCCGTTCCCGGCGCGCAAGGCGGCCTCGATGCGCGCCTCCCCACGATCGTGCTGCGTGCCACGACAGGGCCGCGATGGCTTGCGCGACACGCCCGTGCTACTCGAGGGGCGGAGGCTCGTGTGTCTGCGATCGACATCATCAAACGTCGCCTGAAGGAGGAGCGCATCCCCGACGCGCCCTTCCCCGACGAGATCAGCGAGAAGAAGAAGCGGCCGCGCGAGGTCGCGTTCATGGACGTAAACCTCTGCTTCCCGTGCGGCAAGTGCCCCGAGTTCTGCCCGGTCCAGTGCATCGAGTACCTCGCGCCCGGCACGCTACCAGGCCGGGGCGTGCAGCCGGTGCAGGACCGCTTCCAGGAGTGCATCGGGTGCTACATCTGCGTCGAGGTGTGTGCGCTGCTCACCGACTACGACGCCGTCCGCATGTACGACGTCGACCTCGTGGAGGAGCTTCTCGGGGCCAGCATCACCGACAAGAGGCCGGACGAATACGTCCCGGCCCAGCCCTACGAGGAGCTCTTCTCCGAGGGCGGCAGCCGCAGCGTGCGGCACCTCGGCAGGGGCTCTCGCATCTGGGAGAAGATGAACGCCGAGGAGCGCACCGTCATGCAGCGCGAGCGCGGGTGAGGAGGGTGAGCGATCCTCCGGAGAGCGAGGCGGGGGGCCGAAGCCCCCCGTCTGCCGCCCTACTGCGTAACGAGCGTTGATACCTGCGAAGCCGTCACCTTGATGTCGAACGCCGACGTGCTGCCGGAGTTGCCGTCGAGGCGCACGCAGTTCAGCGTCACCGTGATCGGGTTGGGGAATACATTCGCGATCACGAACGGAAGCGTCGTAGCGCCCGGAATACCACTACCCTGCGCGGGCACGACGGTCGCGGTCGTGCTGTCCGAATCGACGATGTTGCCACTCACGTCCTGCGCCAGCAGGCTGCACCTGACGTAGTGGGTCTTGTTGGTCTGGCCGTTCGAAAGCCACATCTTGGCATTTATGAGATACGTGCCGCTACTCAAGTTCACCGTGCTCAGCGTAACGCTGGCCCCGGTGTTGGGAATCGAAGCGGCCCCCTGGGCCAGCGCCGAGCGGTAGACCTCCAAAATGCCCGGATCACCCTTCGGGCCCTGCGTCCCCGTCAGACCCTGAGGTCCCTGCGCGCCGGTGTCGCCCTTCGAACCCTGAGCACCCTGCGCTCCCTTGCAATCTAGCACGCTGCACGTGCCGTCGTGATTCACGTCCTCGGTGCCGAGGTCACACTGGCTATTCTGGTTTAGATCCCAGCAATTCACGCCATGCGCGCCCTGCGGGCCTTGGGTGCCGGGGTCACCCTTGGGCCCCTGCCCTCCTGGCGCACCAGTATCGCCCTTCGGACCCTGGGGACCGCCATCCCCCGTGTCACCCTTCGGGCCCTGCCCCCCGTTCGCACCTCGGCAGTCCTCGATGTCGCAGGCGCCGTCCTGATTCACGTCCTCGGTGGCGAGGTCACACGCGCCGTCCTGGTTCAAATCCCAGCAATGCAGACCATGAGCGCCCTCCGGGCCTTGGTCACCCTTGGGGCCCTGCGCGCCGGTGTCGCCTTTGGGACCCTGCGCGCCGGCATCTCCCGGAGAACCCTGCGGGCCGGACGCGCCCGGGTCGCCCTTCGACCCCTGCGCGCCCGGTGCGCCGTCATCCCCCCGGTCGCCTCTCGGACCCTGCGCGCCGGTCGCACCTCGGCAGTCCTCGACGTCGCAGGCGCCGTCGTGATTCACGTCCTCGATGGCGAGGTCACACGCGCCGTCCTGGTTCAAATCCCAGCAATGCAGCCCGGGAGCGCCCGCCGGGCCTTGGTCACCCTTGAGGCCCTGCGCACCGGCGTCGCCCTTGGAGCCCTGCGCACCGGTGTCGCCTTTGGGACCCTGCGCGCCGGCATCTCCCGGAGGTCCCTGCGGACCCGGATCACCCGTCGGACCCTGAGGTCCGGCAGGACCTCGGCAATCCAGAACCGTGCACTCCCCATCTCCGTCCACATCCTCCGTCGCCAGCTGGCACCGTCCATCGGCGTTCAGATCCCAGCAATCGATTCCGTTCGCCCCGGGATTACCTCTCGGACCCTGCGGTCCCCCTCTCCCTTCAAGACCGATCGGCCCCATCGGGCCCATGGGACCCGCAGGCCCGGCTGGACCGCCCGGGCCCTGCGACCCCGTCGGCCCCATCGGTCCCACGGGACCGGCAGGCCCGGCCGGACCGCCTGGACCCAGCAGGCCCGTCGGCCCCATCGGCCCCATCGGGCCGTTGGGGCCCGCAGGACCGGTCGGACCCGGCCGCCCCATCGGCCCCATCGGGCCGGGGGGACCCGTCGGACCGGTCCCGAGCCTGACCTGAATTTCTCCCACCTTGCACTGCGATCGGAGGGTATCCCCCTTGGCGCCCCGGCAAACGACGAGGTTGCTCGTTGCCGCGCCCGCCGACCCCAGGCCAGAGCTGCAGAGCCAGACCAGTCCCAGCGCCAGTGTGTACGACAGTCTCATGCTATCTATCCTTTCGCCATCGTGTGTTCCGCTGTCCGTTACCCTTCCACCGCCGACAGGCTCACGTCATGACGCGGACGGCGGTGGGCGAACTCGACGACCCGACGGCGCGTCGGCCGCGGCTCCCCCGTCCTGCAGGGCCGTCGTCCTGCGTTCCAGCCCGCGGTTGACGTAGCGTCTGACCTTCATGGTGCAGATGACCATGCCGTTGCATGCCCTTGCCATCGCGCTCAGGAGTACCGGAGCCGCACCGATTATGTCAAGGGTAACTACATATCAGACGATCCCGGGCACTACTTTGAGTACGATATAAGCTATGTCGCAGCCTGCGCCCTTACCCACTGCCATGCGGGCATCCGTGCCCGCTCGCGTGCGCACCGCTCGGCGGTCCGCGCATTTTCATGTCGTCTGCCGTGTGTCCTGCATCGACTTCGCAGCGGGCAACGCCGCAAACCGAACACCTCGCAAGCTGCCGCGGTGCCGGCACGTCATTCCGACGTGCACGCAAGCGCTTGGGCGGCCGCCATCTCGCACTCCGTGTGCGGAGCGCCGGGAGCCACCCGACCCCGAGCGCCGGGGGTCCGGGGCGCGCGGCGGGGTCGCGCGAGCGTTCAAGCGGAGCGCGGCGCCGCCGCGCGAGGCCCGCAGAACCCCGGGATCAGTTGATCTGCTTGCGAATCGCTTCCACCGCCGCCTGGGCGAACGGATACTCGGGCTCGATCTCGAGGGCGCGCTCGAACTCCTCGAGCGCCTTGGCGAGCATGCCCTTCGCCCAGTAGACCTGCCCGAGGTTGCAGTGCGGGTAGTGACGCGGCTCGTAGCGGGGCGCCTTGATGGCCGCCTCGAGCCACGGGACCGCCTCGTCGAGGCGGCCGAGCTTGATCAGGTACGAGCCGATGTCGTTGTAGGGGTTGCCGAAGTCCGGATCGACGGCGATCGCCTCCTTGCACTCCGCGATCGCCGCGTCGAGGTTGCCCTGGAAGCTGTACGTCCAGCCGAGGAACGTGTGCGCCTCGGCCGTCGGATGGAGCGCGATCGAGCGCTGGTAGTACTCGACCGCGCCGTCGAGATCGCCGGACATCTGGCGGCGATATGCCTCGCGCAGGAAGTCGATCGCTTTCTCGAAGCGCTCGCCCGAGGGCATCCCTCGCGTATGATACGCCTCTCCGCGGGCGTTCACGAGAGCGCGGACCACGGCATCCGACACGGCACCGCGGCTTGCGCGCTCCGGAGGAACCCGGCGACACCCTCGACTCACGTGCGGGGCGGGTGCTACGCAGGCGGGACATGTCGTCCGTCCGCCCGCCGCTGCCCGCCCTCGAGCCGGAGACGCAGGCCTTCTGGAGGGCATGCCGGGCCGGCCGCCTCGAGATCGCGCGCTGCCGGGCCTGCGGCTGGTACATCCACCCGCCGCGGCCGATCTGCTCGCGCTGCCATGCGACCGACGTCGCGCCCGCGGCCGTCAGCGGACGCGGAACGGTCGCGAGTTACACGGTCAACCACAAAGCCTGGATCCCCGGCATGGACGTGCCGTACGTCGTCACACTCGTCGAGCTCGTCGAGCAAGCGGACCTCCGCCTCACCACGAATCTCGCGGGCTGCGACCCCGATGCGGTGCGGATCGGCATGCCGGTCAAGGTGACGTTCGATCCGGTGAGCGACGAGATCGCCCTCCCGCTCTTCGTACGCGACGAGGAGACGTCCCGGCCGGCGCCCGCTCCGCGCGTGCCGCAGCCCGTCGTGCCCGCCATCCGCCCGCGTGCGGAAGCGCGCTTGGAGCGGCGCGCGATCCTCTCCGGCGTCGGGCAGTCGCAGATCGGCCGGCGGCTCTTTCGCACCGGCCTCGACCTCACCTGCGAGGCCGCGCTCGCCGCCATCGCCGACGCCGGCCTGGAGCCCGCCGACATCGACGGCCTCGCGTGCTATCCGGGGCCCGTGACCGGCGACACCGGCTTCGCCGGTCCGGGCACACCCGACGTCCAGGATGCGCTCGGGCTCCAGCTCGGCTGGCACGCCTCCGGCCTCGAGGGGCCGGCGCAGGTCGCGCCAGTCATGCACGCCGCGCTGGCCGTCGCCGCCGGTCTCTGCCACCATGCCCTCGTCTACCGCACCGTCACCGAGGCGAGCGCCGCTGCCGGCACGGGCCGGCTCGGGATCGGCGCCGGCGCCCGAACCGTTGCGGGCTTCGCGCAGTGGCTCGTTCCCTTCGGCGCCATGTCGGCAGCCAACTGGGTGGCGCTCCACGCCGTGCGCCACATGCACGAGTTCGGGACGCGCCGCGAGCATCTCGGCGAGATCGCGCTCGCGGCGCGCGCGCACGCGGCGCTGAACCCGGCGGCGGTCTATCGCGAGCCGCTCACGATGGAAGACTACCTCGGCGCACGGCTGGTCACCTGGCCGTTCGGCCTCTACGACTGCGACGCCCCCGTCGACGGGTCCACCGCCGTCATCGTGTCGAGCGCCGACGTGGCCCGCGATCTCCCGTCGCCGGCGGTCCACATCCACGCCATCGGGAGCGCGATCCGCTCGCGGCCGATC containing:
- a CDS encoding TIGR03619 family F420-dependent LLM class oxidoreductase is translated as MVPTWLRRGGGTVRSARGRGRDSRGTSAGLLIHLLSTIDNGDVQRDGRAMQIGMVLRNMGPQSTRETVLACARAVDAASAIADLWVTDHIAIPPDDAEGSEGRYLDPLATLAYLAGATTRVGLGTSVLVLPYRPPLPTAKAIATAQELSGGRLLLGVGVGWMAAEFRALGVDLRRRGPLTDETLTFIDRCFADDVVEANGQPFLFRPRPPRPPIFIGGAPPHAFRRAVAHRAGWMPMGLAPEQIPPLAAELRARAKEAGLDAPPIAVLTTLPLDDGAAARDRLARYAEAGASRVIHGARYPDAAAFRAMLDRLVAAAA
- a CDS encoding GFA family protein, with protein sequence MTRSRCLCGAVTWDAEGPFQFMSHCHCSRCRKAHGTPFATYVAASASGFRSSGRERVGRWESSPGFFRYFCTRCGSVVPGDPWQGLVFLPAGCLEEDPGARPEAHIFVASRASWFEIRDALPRFDAYPPGIDVPAQPDRPPPDPPGPAPRGSCLCSGVAYVVEGQPLRARNCHCSRCRKARGAAHASNLVTSVDGVRFTRGVEGVASYKVPEAQFFTQTFCCTCGGPVPRFDRERNFAIVPMGTLDDDPGMRPQAHIFVGSKAPWYEIQDELPQYEEYAPAA
- a CDS encoding tetratricopeptide repeat protein produces the protein MPKPRRSGAFIAGLSRLARRLDASRSFSLPGARGLVSNAAHAEGMAGPDRVPAARRMCCRVSRAAERAGRREPVRAPVRRHERQRRARQRRAHRGVLALRRVDGPQVAGPELLQPARLSDRQRRERPDAAPSRRARGDGRLPRALLRDHVGQWLHLAPRRRLDACAAVQRRRLRCARDRHDEHRARSRRHRLELRHARPERAREPLRRHARPGLAGAAGDARLLHELLALARSPPVLSDRRLGPRLRDRLRGRLRRARARAAPLPPGQRRELPTRFLAREPAAPQPARAPRGPAACRRPPGRGPRRAGRLPRGRRAARRPRLSVRLRRRADLPAPERDRRPHDHRLRAAAHLRRPGAQCLRVRPRGDGPGRTARRVPGGQRLGVRRRERLHRPRRRQARALADRRLPGECGARSPAGVPPRDRDRHLLRRRRRHAKRGLRAPARGPCPRHVARGAARRDGGVVGELPRPGAPARHRRRRGPGLRQAEPDRHANRHRLRERRRRGEHRQRAAVRRGLAARRLVHQLRPRPGGLRGPREPPQPVLRSRAAKGARALVDPLLVPALRPGPPRLPELRAGRHLRDELLRGPRRRRAGRSRVVRDRRGRARGVDDVGPLPAHHGPRCGGGLPGGRLPVHPARRRQPRRVQGLVERPAVHGQRGRQHPAHAGSPGRRDGAARAAERRRRRAGVRLRRAPRPWLGDARHGARAGDPRQLLRGDGAGPLRRRAPRVAALAGRLLPSRGPGGAFTCRVPEGARHRPDPDAHRSPRRLQQRGAPGARAALPPARRHGEPRRDPGPGALLHPRAHHTRHPPHQRGLRPGEPGPERRRHPPRLPAPERRPARLGARVPLRGGDGCLRQPMIPPWLAASAIVAATVLVYLNAFGNAFLWDDRLLVVDNTAIKHWGNIARIFTHALFPEGIQSRYYRPLQTFTYLVDYHLWGLRPWGFHLTNTLLHAGTAVLLYRFGTVVLGDPLAALVAALLFAVHPIHTEAVTYVSGRSDPLAALCMLAAALWFLRGGGRLVLSVVAFLLALLAREAAMVLPLLLVVVDVGVTTARRRRWSVYLPYAGVLALYLLLRTTVIGGGAREALAAAVPLRLRLLTMAKVVVEYLGLLIVPLHLHMERLVRPATSLLVPSILASVAVIAGLVAAILAHRRETWPLGFGLAWFFVALLPVANIVPLSTFMAEHWLYVPSMGCFLAAGWGVARLADRLPRRAVMATAAIILASYAGATIRRNADWRDGPTLYQTMLPLAPESPRLYGNLGQTYQEAGDNEKAKTAYEHVLELTNNDLERAMALNNLGKLYRDEKRYRESLATLDRALALDPRLVGAHNNRALTLFEMGRVKEAKEALEAALRLDASSAPTHNNLGYVRFLRGDVAGARREYLAAIRLDPDYARAYSNLGTTYLWTGQPDRAADAYREALRIDPGLTEAARYLDLFTRRAESAPE
- a CDS encoding tetratricopeptide repeat protein produces the protein MPSGERFEKAIDFLREAYRRQMSGDLDGAVEYYQRSIALHPTAEAHTFLGWTYSFQGNLDAAIAECKEAIAVDPDFGNPYNDIGSYLIKLGRLDEAVPWLEAAIKAPRYEPRHYPHCNLGQVYWAKGMLAKALEEFERALEIEPEYPFAQAAVEAIRKQIN
- a CDS encoding DUF445 domain-containing protein, producing MAMWSVTQRSAIAEAASTARAHARTVSRVDCGPMLRRTMPICMARPSRCTSPLSMVERRWMSRPAEVPLESRPRPRALRTVPPPRRSHVGTISLLVALTGVVISRLALATGPLAGAPWLRVVAAGFEAAVVGALADWFAVTALFRHPLGVPIPHTAIIPARRAKITEGIVNMVQHEWLSPEVIGARLGRLAPSAVVADWLGDPAHVERLGAPLRDLLRGIARVLTEEEVVHFVDRVAQRQLRELPLDASTGAWLARAVTSEGAGPAFESLALSFANLTARPRTAAELHWWLDRSAGALHASGKRFLPFVLRRKVVQRAIVEAACDYASSELRSAARDPAHPLRRTVLAALRRFAERLAAGDAAALAQAERLRRALLESIQAGPVVRTMLARLREQLEQDLADRQSALSTLIDRQLRTGILELLADVGRRSAFDRWVRTTASDLLRRHHSEIGLTVRESLEGLGDEELVRQIEDRVGADLQFIRLNGAVVGGLVGLVLALIHRLAG